The Bradyrhizobium sp. WBAH42 genome includes a window with the following:
- a CDS encoding aliphatic sulfonate ABC transporter substrate-binding protein has product MINRRHILATTLLLATALAVPAHAEDKPAEIRIGTQKGGFFPAVRQRQTLENAFKPLGIEIKWIDFQFGPPLLEAINVGSVDFGYVGDSPPIFAQAGGAKIRYVAAVKSDGNTQAIIVPKDSPIRSLADLKGKRVAFGKGSSAHNLLVAALEKAGLSWSDITPAPLAPADATAAFVKGSVDAWSIWDPYLALAELKESARVIAFDKDVHKPNAFYIANTDFVDKFPSLVAKLNTTFASEGVWANEHHEDVAKAQADATGVDIEAVRRFVDRSNFRVVPLDAEVVRSQQAVADCFAKLGLIPKPVNVSDIVWKWTPGS; this is encoded by the coding sequence GCGGAAATCCGCATCGGCACGCAGAAGGGTGGTTTCTTCCCGGCGGTGCGCCAGCGCCAGACTCTGGAAAACGCCTTCAAGCCGCTCGGCATCGAGATCAAGTGGATCGACTTCCAGTTCGGTCCGCCGCTGCTGGAGGCCATCAATGTCGGCAGCGTCGATTTCGGCTATGTCGGCGACTCCCCGCCGATCTTCGCGCAGGCCGGCGGCGCCAAGATCCGCTACGTCGCTGCGGTGAAATCCGACGGCAACACCCAGGCGATCATCGTGCCGAAGGATTCGCCGATTCGCTCGCTCGCCGATCTCAAGGGCAAGCGCGTCGCCTTCGGCAAGGGATCGAGCGCGCATAATCTGCTGGTCGCTGCGCTCGAAAAGGCCGGCCTGTCCTGGTCCGATATCACGCCGGCGCCGCTCGCCCCGGCCGATGCGACGGCAGCCTTCGTCAAGGGCTCGGTCGATGCCTGGTCGATCTGGGATCCCTATCTGGCGCTCGCCGAATTGAAGGAGAGCGCGCGCGTGATCGCCTTCGACAAGGACGTGCACAAGCCGAATGCGTTCTACATCGCCAACACGGATTTCGTCGATAAATTTCCTTCGCTGGTCGCCAAGCTCAACACCACCTTCGCGTCCGAAGGCGTCTGGGCCAACGAACACCACGAGGACGTCGCCAAAGCCCAGGCAGACGCGACCGGCGTTGACATCGAGGCCGTCAGGCGTTTCGTGGATCGCTCCAACTTCCGCGTAGTGCCGCTCGACGCCGAGGTGGTCAGGAGCCAGCAAGCGGTCGCCGATTGCTTCGCAAAGCTGGGCCTGATCCCGAAGCCGGTCAACGTCTCCGACATCGTCTGGAAATGGACGCCGGGTTCTTGA
- a CDS encoding DUF6496 domain-containing protein has product MPRQEVIRKARQDKRAGKSASTQAGEFVKDEIDRIRKGKHGARSTKQAIAIGLSEARRAGVDLPPPSKGRTKKATRRSAKYAYEVGQGKRTPKRRPKVSRAVTNVLKKEPRSTASRGALSKQAKRAASRRTAASRSATARKASRTKGAKVRSAAAKKAARTRARRRS; this is encoded by the coding sequence ATGCCGAGACAGGAAGTCATTCGCAAAGCGAGGCAAGACAAGCGCGCCGGCAAGTCGGCCAGCACGCAGGCCGGCGAATTCGTCAAGGACGAGATCGACAGGATCCGCAAGGGCAAGCACGGCGCGCGCTCGACCAAGCAGGCGATCGCGATCGGCCTGTCCGAGGCGCGCCGGGCCGGCGTCGATCTGCCGCCACCGAGCAAGGGACGCACCAAGAAGGCGACGCGGCGCAGCGCCAAATATGCCTATGAGGTCGGCCAGGGCAAACGCACGCCGAAGCGGAGGCCGAAAGTATCGCGCGCCGTCACGAACGTCCTGAAGAAGGAGCCGCGCTCCACGGCATCGCGCGGCGCACTGTCGAAACAGGCCAAACGTGCCGCAAGCCGCCGAACCGCAGCGTCCCGCTCTGCCACGGCGCGGAAGGCGAGCCGCACCAAAGGCGCCAAGGTCCGCTCCGCTGCCGCCAAGAAGGCGGCGCGCACCAGGGCGCGCCGCCGGAGCTGA
- a CDS encoding alpha/beta fold hydrolase produces MKLSVNGTDVFVATGGRDFDKSLPAVVFIHGAGFDHSTWALHTRWFAHHGFSVLAPDLPGHGRSTGPSLGSIAEMADWTAALLEAAGAAKAHLIGHSMGSLISLETVARHPDKVSALSLIGTAATMTVGPELLKAAEANSQDANDMVSIWGLGFNAELGGSLAPGLWMHGGAQAVLRACEPGVLFRDLSACNSYTNALAAAASVKVPTTLILGEKDMMTPAKAGKALAAAIPHAKTVVVPGAGHMIMAERPDELLAALRN; encoded by the coding sequence ATGAAGCTCTCCGTCAACGGCACCGATGTGTTTGTCGCAACCGGCGGCCGCGACTTCGACAAATCCCTGCCCGCGGTCGTCTTCATCCACGGCGCCGGCTTCGACCATTCGACCTGGGCGCTGCATACGCGCTGGTTCGCCCATCACGGTTTTTCCGTTCTGGCGCCCGACCTGCCCGGCCACGGCCGCTCTACTGGGCCTTCACTCGGCAGCATCGCGGAGATGGCCGACTGGACAGCAGCGCTGCTCGAAGCGGCGGGAGCTGCGAAGGCGCATCTGATCGGCCACTCCATGGGATCGCTGATCTCGCTGGAAACGGTGGCGCGGCATCCGGACAAGGTCTCCGCGCTGAGCCTGATCGGCACCGCCGCGACCATGACGGTGGGCCCGGAGCTCCTGAAGGCCGCCGAAGCCAACTCGCAGGATGCCAACGACATGGTCTCGATCTGGGGCCTCGGCTTCAACGCCGAGCTCGGCGGCAGCCTGGCGCCGGGCCTGTGGATGCATGGCGGCGCGCAGGCGGTGCTCAGGGCATGCGAGCCGGGCGTTCTGTTCAGGGATCTGTCGGCTTGCAACTCCTATACGAATGCGCTTGCTGCTGCAGCGAGCGTGAAGGTGCCGACAACGCTGATCCTGGGCGAAAAGGACATGATGACGCCGGCCAAGGCGGGCAAGGCGCTCGCCGCCGCGATCCCGCATGCAAAGACCGTCGTGGTGCCCGGCGCCGGCCACATGATCATGGCCGAGCGGCCGGACGAGTTGCTGGCGGCGCTGCGGAACTAA
- a CDS encoding O-acetylhomoserine aminocarboxypropyltransferase has product MPAPKPPAFETLSLHAGQHPDPTTGARAVPIYQTTSYVFQDSDHAAALFNLERAGHIYTRISNPTTGVLEERLAALEGGVGAICTASGQAALHLAIATLLNAGDHIVASSSLYGGTINLLAHTLPRFGITTTFVKPRDHDAFRSAIKPNTKLVIGETIGNPGLEVLDIPKVAAIAHEAKIPLLIDNTFATPYLSRPIELGADIVMHSATKWIGGHGIAIGGAIVDGGRFDWRASGKFGVLTEPYGGYHGIVFDEQFGTAAFIMRARTEGLRDFGACLSPTNAFQLLQGVETLGVRMDRHIHNTHLVLEALKANKAVDWVLHPSLEDHTDYQLAKTLLPRGAGSIVSFGIKGGRPAGRKFIESLRMISHLANVGDAKTLVIHPASTTHQQMDAEQLKAAGIGEELVRLSVGIETASDIIDDLNQALRISQKA; this is encoded by the coding sequence ATGCCCGCGCCGAAACCGCCTGCCTTCGAGACCCTGAGCCTGCATGCGGGCCAGCATCCGGATCCCACGACCGGCGCTCGGGCGGTGCCGATCTACCAGACCACGTCCTACGTGTTCCAAGATTCCGACCACGCCGCGGCGCTGTTCAATCTCGAACGCGCCGGCCACATCTATACCCGCATCTCCAATCCGACCACCGGCGTGCTGGAGGAACGGCTCGCCGCGCTCGAAGGCGGCGTCGGCGCGATCTGCACGGCCAGCGGCCAGGCGGCGCTGCATCTGGCGATCGCGACGCTGCTCAATGCCGGCGACCACATCGTGGCGTCGAGCTCGCTCTATGGCGGCACCATCAACCTGCTGGCGCACACGCTGCCGCGCTTCGGCATCACCACGACGTTCGTGAAACCGCGCGATCACGACGCATTCCGGTCGGCGATCAAGCCGAACACGAAGCTCGTGATCGGCGAGACCATCGGCAATCCCGGGCTCGAGGTGCTCGACATTCCCAAGGTTGCGGCGATCGCGCATGAGGCAAAGATTCCGCTTCTGATCGACAACACCTTCGCCACGCCCTATCTCAGCCGCCCGATCGAGCTGGGTGCCGACATCGTCATGCATTCGGCGACCAAATGGATCGGCGGCCATGGCATCGCGATCGGCGGCGCCATCGTCGACGGCGGCCGCTTCGACTGGCGCGCATCGGGCAAGTTCGGCGTGCTGACGGAACCCTATGGCGGTTATCACGGCATCGTCTTCGACGAGCAGTTCGGCACGGCCGCCTTCATCATGCGCGCCCGCACCGAGGGCCTGCGCGATTTCGGGGCCTGCCTATCGCCGACCAACGCGTTCCAGCTGCTCCAAGGCGTCGAGACCCTCGGCGTGCGCATGGACCGGCATATACACAACACGCATCTGGTGCTGGAAGCGCTGAAGGCCAACAAGGCAGTGGACTGGGTGCTGCATCCCTCGCTCGAAGATCACACGGACTATCAACTGGCAAAGACGCTGCTGCCGCGCGGCGCCGGCTCGATCGTGTCCTTCGGCATCAAGGGCGGGCGCCCCGCCGGGCGCAAATTCATCGAGAGCTTGCGCATGATCAGCCATCTCGCCAATGTCGGCGATGCCAAGACGCTGGTGATCCATCCGGCCTCGACCACGCATCAACAGATGGACGCCGAGCAGCTCAAGGCCGCCGGCATCGGCGAGGAGCTGGTGCGGCTCTCGGTCGGCATCGAGACCGCAAGCGACATCATCGACGACCTCAATCAAGCGCTGCGCATCTCGCAAAAGGCCTGA
- a CDS encoding IclR family transcriptional regulator: MDKRRATKLARSAVEPRQGAQAIRRALAVLRILAAGREDGVPLAEVVRTTGLTRPTVHRIVHVLIEEGIVERHGRSGRYAIGNQVPELALARPRPSRLLVAATPSLQRASAEIGDTLFLTVRTGNDTLCVDRRIGVYPIQVLSIEVGARRPLGVSSAGVVILAAMPAQEARRIVAANEKRFEAYRTDVATVLGEVTAARRLGYGLRETGLVQGTKSISTWIKTPDGQPAAAMTVSAVRTRLGPRREQEVAEILLREARIIEQAIGD, translated from the coding sequence ATGGACAAGAGACGTGCAACGAAACTCGCCCGCAGCGCCGTGGAACCGCGACAAGGCGCGCAGGCGATCCGGCGCGCGCTCGCGGTGCTGCGCATTCTTGCCGCGGGGCGCGAGGACGGTGTGCCATTGGCCGAGGTGGTCCGCACCACGGGCCTCACCCGCCCGACCGTGCATCGCATCGTCCACGTGCTGATCGAGGAAGGCATCGTCGAGCGGCATGGCAGGAGCGGCCGCTACGCGATCGGCAACCAGGTGCCGGAGCTGGCGCTGGCACGCCCGCGGCCCTCGCGGCTCTTGGTCGCCGCAACGCCATCGCTGCAGCGCGCGTCTGCCGAGATCGGCGACACGCTGTTCCTGACCGTGCGCACCGGCAACGACACGCTGTGCGTCGATCGCCGGATCGGGGTCTATCCGATCCAGGTGCTGTCGATCGAGGTCGGCGCGCGGCGGCCGCTCGGCGTCTCCAGCGCGGGCGTTGTCATCCTCGCCGCGATGCCGGCGCAGGAGGCACGAAGGATCGTCGCGGCGAACGAGAAGCGGTTCGAGGCCTACCGGACCGACGTCGCGACCGTGCTCGGCGAGGTCACCGCCGCACGGCGCCTCGGATACGGCCTGAGAGAGACCGGCCTGGTGCAGGGGACGAAATCGATATCGACCTGGATCAAGACGCCGGACGGCCAACCGGCCGCGGCGATGACAGTCTCCGCCGTTCGCACGCGGCTCGGCCCCCGCCGCGAGCAGGAGGTCGCGGAGATCTTGCTGCGGGAAGCCCGGATCATCGAGCAGGCGATCGGGGACTAG
- a CDS encoding tripartite tricarboxylate transporter substrate binding protein, producing the protein MRLIWIAIAAVTAMLAGPALGQQWPARNVKLIVPYPAGGNVDSAARIVADKLQEKLGQPFVIENKAGAGGMIAGEAFAKSAPDGYTLFVGANGPVLFATEINKRDAYNWKKDFLPISTISMTPLVLEVHPSVQATTLKEFLDLTRREPGKLTMASPGPGTTNHLLSELMQSSLGLQWVTAHYRGNAPAINDLLGGQVQFAFDQLTVSLQHIKAGLFRPLAVTSPHRLKSLPDVPTFAELGYKDFDGQTFTGLFAPAGTPAPIVEKLHETLVAILKDPAVIDKFEKLGGEATPMTPDEFKAYLEREDAKWIPVVRKANIRAD; encoded by the coding sequence ATGCGATTAATCTGGATTGCCATAGCTGCCGTTACTGCGATGCTGGCCGGGCCCGCGTTGGGCCAGCAATGGCCGGCGCGCAACGTCAAGCTGATCGTGCCCTATCCCGCCGGCGGCAACGTCGACAGCGCCGCGCGCATCGTCGCCGACAAGCTCCAGGAAAAGCTCGGCCAACCCTTCGTCATCGAGAACAAGGCCGGCGCCGGCGGCATGATCGCGGGCGAAGCCTTCGCCAAGTCGGCGCCCGACGGCTACACGCTGTTCGTCGGCGCCAACGGCCCGGTGCTGTTTGCAACCGAGATCAACAAGCGCGACGCCTATAATTGGAAGAAGGACTTTCTCCCGATCTCGACGATCTCGATGACGCCGCTGGTGCTCGAGGTCCATCCGTCGGTGCAGGCGACCACGCTCAAGGAGTTTCTCGATCTCACCAGGCGCGAGCCCGGCAAGCTGACCATGGCTTCGCCCGGCCCCGGCACCACCAACCATCTGCTCAGCGAGCTGATGCAGTCCAGCCTCGGGCTGCAATGGGTCACGGCGCATTACCGCGGCAACGCGCCGGCGATCAACGATCTCCTGGGCGGCCAGGTGCAGTTCGCGTTCGACCAGCTCACGGTCAGTCTCCAGCACATCAAGGCCGGCCTGTTCCGTCCGCTCGCCGTCACCAGCCCGCACCGATTGAAGTCGCTGCCAGATGTGCCGACCTTCGCAGAGCTCGGCTACAAGGACTTCGACGGCCAGACCTTCACCGGCCTGTTCGCGCCAGCAGGCACGCCGGCGCCCATCGTCGAGAAGCTGCACGAGACGCTGGTCGCGATTCTCAAGGACCCCGCCGTGATCGACAAGTTCGAAAAACTCGGCGGCGAAGCCACGCCGATGACGCCGGACGAATTCAAGGCCTATCTCGAGCGCGAGGACGCCAAGTGGATTCCGGTGGTGCGCAAGGCCAATATCAGGGCGGATTGA
- a CDS encoding flavin reductase family protein, which translates to MRIDPTELGAERIYRLMTGIVVPRPIAWVTSLSATGVLNLAPFSAFTFVSQKPPMLAISVGRKGADYKDTAHNILDTEEYVIHIADTPLMQALHDSSVEHPPEVSEVEHLGLETLASERIKVPRLAAAPVAMECRFRQCLEFGDAKSRLIVGEVVLFHLRDGLVNDGKVETRALDPIARIGGPRYARLGEIVTLNTVFQTPKSKD; encoded by the coding sequence ATGCGGATCGACCCCACCGAGCTCGGCGCCGAGCGCATCTACCGCTTGATGACCGGCATCGTGGTGCCGCGCCCGATCGCGTGGGTGACGAGCCTGTCAGCCACGGGCGTGCTCAATCTCGCCCCGTTCAGCGCCTTCACCTTCGTCTCGCAGAAGCCGCCGATGCTCGCCATCAGCGTCGGCCGCAAGGGCGCCGACTACAAGGACACCGCGCACAACATCCTCGATACCGAGGAATATGTGATCCACATCGCCGACACCCCGCTGATGCAGGCCTTGCACGACAGCTCCGTCGAGCATCCACCTGAGGTCAGCGAGGTCGAGCATCTCGGGCTCGAAACGCTCGCTAGCGAGCGCATCAAGGTGCCGCGGCTCGCCGCCGCGCCGGTCGCGATGGAGTGCCGGTTCCGGCAGTGTCTCGAATTCGGTGACGCCAAGAGCCGGCTCATCGTCGGCGAGGTCGTGCTGTTCCATTTGCGCGATGGCCTCGTCAACGACGGCAAGGTCGAGACCAGGGCGCTCGACCCGATCGCGCGCATCGGCGGCCCGCGTTACGCCCGGCTTGGCGAGATCGTGACGCTGAACACCGTGTTCCAGACTCCCAAATCGAAAGACTGA
- a CDS encoding fumarylacetoacetate hydrolase family protein gives MRLLSYLLDGEARYGAAVDGGVVDLTRRIGRDYSDVKALIAANARADAQDAVAGQQPDHALDQLVLLPPVLAPEKLWCIGVNYAERNAEYKDNSDLPKYPSLFVRSMSSISGSGQPIEKPKVSDQLDYEGELVIVIGQGGRHIPREKAWSHIFGMTLCNEGTIRDWLRHGKFNVTQGKNFDRSGSIGPWIVTADELDPRGPHDITTRVNGEVRQQDTTERLMFPFDFLISYLSTFATLKPGDMIVTGTPTGAGARFDPPRWLKEGDVVEVESSRIGVLRNTVATEQ, from the coding sequence ATGCGACTGCTGAGCTATCTCCTGGACGGCGAGGCGCGCTATGGCGCGGCCGTGGACGGCGGCGTGGTCGATCTGACCAGGCGCATCGGCCGCGACTATTCGGACGTGAAGGCGCTGATCGCGGCCAACGCACGCGCCGACGCGCAGGATGCCGTCGCGGGACAGCAGCCGGACCATGCGCTGGACCAGCTCGTCCTGCTGCCGCCGGTGCTGGCGCCGGAGAAGCTCTGGTGCATCGGCGTCAACTACGCCGAGCGCAATGCGGAATACAAAGACAATTCGGACCTGCCCAAATACCCTAGCCTGTTCGTGCGCAGCATGTCCTCGATATCAGGCTCCGGCCAGCCGATCGAGAAGCCCAAGGTCTCGGACCAGCTCGACTATGAAGGCGAGCTGGTCATCGTGATCGGGCAGGGCGGTCGCCACATTCCGCGCGAAAAAGCGTGGTCGCACATCTTCGGCATGACGCTGTGTAACGAGGGCACGATCCGCGACTGGCTGCGCCACGGCAAGTTCAACGTCACGCAGGGCAAGAACTTCGACCGCTCCGGCAGCATCGGCCCGTGGATCGTCACCGCGGACGAGCTCGACCCGCGTGGTCCCCACGACATCACAACGCGCGTCAACGGCGAGGTGAGGCAGCAGGACACCACCGAGCGGCTGATGTTCCCGTTCGACTTCCTGATCTCCTATCTCTCGACCTTCGCGACCCTCAAGCCCGGCGACATGATCGTGACGGGCACGCCGACGGGCGCGGGCGCGCGCTTCGATCCGCCGCGCTGGCTCAAGGAGGGCGACGTCGTCGAGGTCGAGTCGAGCCGCATCGGCGTGCTGCGCAACACGGTTGCCACGGAGCAATAG
- the hpaH gene encoding 2-oxo-hept-4-ene-1,7-dioate hydratase, which produces MLDTATIERLAARLDEAERTKSLIPMFTKDYPDFSIEDAYAVQRAWTKLQLGRGRIIKGHKIGLTSKAMQNAVGINEPDYGVLFADMFYADATPVPFDRFHAPRIEVELAFVLKAPLRGPDCTIFDVLNATDYVMPALEILETRMHRVDPETGKTRKVMDTISDNAANAALVLGGRPIRPMDADLRWIGALLFRNGEVEETGLAAGVLNHPANGIAWLANRLAPHDEHLKAGEVVLAGSFTRPVDIRRGDTFHADYGAFGSVSCQFV; this is translated from the coding sequence ATGCTGGATACCGCCACCATCGAACGCCTCGCCGCGCGCCTCGATGAAGCCGAGCGCACCAAATCGCTGATCCCGATGTTCACCAAGGACTATCCCGATTTCAGCATCGAGGACGCCTACGCCGTCCAGCGCGCCTGGACCAAGCTCCAGCTCGGCCGCGGCCGCATCATCAAGGGCCACAAGATCGGCCTGACCTCGAAGGCGATGCAGAACGCGGTCGGCATCAACGAGCCCGACTACGGCGTGCTGTTCGCCGACATGTTTTACGCCGATGCCACGCCTGTTCCGTTCGACCGCTTTCACGCGCCAAGAATCGAGGTCGAGCTCGCCTTCGTGCTGAAGGCGCCGCTGCGCGGACCCGATTGCACCATCTTCGACGTGCTCAACGCCACCGACTACGTCATGCCTGCGCTGGAGATTTTGGAGACGCGCATGCACCGCGTCGACCCGGAAACGGGCAAGACGCGCAAGGTCATGGACACGATCTCGGACAACGCCGCCAATGCCGCACTCGTGCTCGGCGGCCGGCCGATCCGCCCGATGGATGCGGATCTGCGCTGGATCGGCGCATTACTGTTCCGCAATGGCGAGGTCGAGGAGACCGGCCTTGCAGCCGGCGTGCTCAATCACCCCGCCAACGGTATCGCCTGGCTCGCCAACCGCCTCGCGCCCCATGACGAACATCTCAAAGCCGGCGAGGTGGTGCTGGCGGGATCGTTCACGCGTCCGGTCGACATCCGCCGCGGCGACACCTTCCATGCCGACTACGGCGCCTTCGGCTCCGTGTCATGCCAGTTCGTCTGA
- a CDS encoding RidA family protein, with protein MSGQTRRKSIHIGGFKHVNPIPNACRIGNLVMSGVILGRDPATNAMPESLDAQCANMFAHMKATVEAAGGTADDIIKMTVWLKDRAQRGPLNVEWLKMFPDEHSRPARHALPMDNMDGGALVQCDFTAVID; from the coding sequence ATGAGTGGCCAAACGCGGCGCAAGAGCATCCACATCGGAGGCTTCAAGCACGTCAACCCGATTCCGAACGCCTGCCGCATCGGCAATCTCGTGATGTCGGGCGTCATCCTCGGCCGCGATCCCGCGACCAATGCGATGCCGGAAAGCCTGGATGCCCAATGCGCCAACATGTTCGCGCATATGAAGGCGACGGTGGAGGCCGCCGGCGGCACCGCCGACGACATCATCAAGATGACGGTGTGGCTGAAGGACCGCGCGCAGCGCGGACCCCTCAATGTCGAATGGCTAAAAATGTTTCCGGACGAGCATTCGCGCCCGGCACGCCACGCGCTGCCGATGGACAACATGGATGGCGGCGCGCTGGTGCAGTGCGACTTCACCGCCGTGATCGACTGA
- a CDS encoding amidohydrolase produces MPTYLPFDPNPRRPIKAPPPKTIDSQFHVLGPIEKYPERPGAAYRMPTATWEAALRMHKALGIERGIIVQTTTYGADHAVVLDGLKAMGPNYRGCANALVFAEASDSYLAKLHDAGVRGARFSFRQELGAVLSDADFARAIARIREFGWYVKIQPEKDGIVSSVAKYENLDVPVLIDHMARPDPEAGRNDPNLRKMLELLAKGNFWVMLSLGEKTSKAGAPYDDVIPIARAYIEAAPDRCVWASDWPHPVSVKQPPNDADLLELMYRYALDQAELEKILVHNPAKLFGFAD; encoded by the coding sequence ATGCCGACCTATCTGCCGTTCGACCCCAACCCGCGCCGTCCGATCAAGGCGCCGCCGCCCAAGACCATCGACAGCCAGTTCCACGTGCTGGGGCCGATCGAGAAATATCCGGAACGTCCCGGCGCCGCCTATCGGATGCCGACCGCGACGTGGGAAGCGGCGCTGCGCATGCACAAGGCGCTCGGCATCGAGCGCGGCATCATCGTGCAGACCACGACCTACGGCGCCGACCATGCCGTCGTGCTCGACGGGCTCAAAGCGATGGGCCCGAACTATCGCGGCTGCGCCAATGCGCTGGTGTTCGCGGAAGCCAGCGACTCCTATCTCGCCAAGCTGCACGACGCCGGCGTGCGCGGCGCCCGCTTCAGCTTCCGCCAGGAACTCGGCGCGGTGCTGTCGGACGCCGATTTCGCCCGCGCCATCGCCCGCATCCGCGAGTTCGGCTGGTACGTCAAGATCCAGCCGGAGAAGGACGGCATCGTCTCCAGCGTCGCCAAATACGAGAACCTCGACGTGCCCGTGCTGATCGACCACATGGCGCGGCCTGACCCTGAGGCCGGCAGGAACGATCCGAACCTGCGCAAGATGCTGGAGCTGCTGGCCAAGGGCAATTTCTGGGTGATGCTTTCGCTCGGCGAGAAGACCTCGAAGGCCGGTGCGCCCTACGACGACGTGATCCCGATCGCGCGCGCCTATATCGAGGCCGCCCCCGATCGCTGCGTCTGGGCCAGCGACTGGCCGCATCCGGTCTCGGTGAAGCAGCCGCCGAACGATGCCGATCTGCTCGAGCTGATGTACCGCTACGCGCTGGATCAGGCCGAGCTGGAAAAGATTCTGGTGCACAATCCGGCCAAGCTGTTCGGCTTTGCCGACTGA